One region of Plasmodium vivax chromosome 7, whole genome shotgun sequence genomic DNA includes:
- a CDS encoding hypothetical protein, conserved (encoded by transcript PVX_099000A), which produces MTDKICHKLINENIKTLCHEPLGSDDGYGKKPHGSFINGVGVNCSAKCDELCNNINDRLQKIKDIVHLRSAKPNAVLIETLTYIKEYIKEIQKYIDLFNNVIYEENKAYAYVEDIMTSLDKQNQNIQKIFHICSKNIVITKNNSELVLQKPQSYSSLSAKFVNNLLSVCKEEGDEQGDNAEGENHPEDGAPNGAPSTARSATQNISQNANQNVRQNVILNECPGEDYIN; this is translated from the coding sequence ATGACGGACAAAATATGCCACAAACTGATCAATGAAAACATTAAAACGTTGTGTCATGAACCCCTGGGGAGTGACGACGGCTATGGGAAAAAGCCGCATGGAAGTTTTATCAACGGCGTTGGCGTAAACTGCTCCGCGAAGTGCGATGAATTGTGTAACAACATAAATGACCGactgcaaaaaattaaagataTTGTACACCTGAGGTCAGCAAAGCCAAATGCAGTCCTGATAGAAACCCTAACCTATATCAAAGAGTACATAAAGGAAATACAAAAGTACATAGATCTTTTTAACAACGTTATATATGAGGAGAACAAGGCGTATGCTTATGTGGAGGATATAATGACCTCTCTGGATAAGCAAAATCAGAACATTCAGAAGATTTTTCACATATGTAGCAAAAATATTGTCATTACGAAGAATAACAGTGAACTCGTTTTGCAGAAACCGCAAAGCTACTCTTCCCTCTCGGCCAAGTTTGTTAACAATTTGTTAAGTGTGTgcaaggaggagggggatgAACAGGGGGACAACGCCGAGGGGGAAAATCACCCTGAAGATGGGGCCCCCAATGGTGCCCCGAGTACAGCTCGAAGTGCGACCCAAAACATAAGCCAAAACGCAAACCAGAACGTAAGACAAAATGTGATCTTAAACGAATGCCCCGGTGAGGACTACATTAATTAG